From Roseateles sp. SL47:
GTGGCCGCCAAGACGGGCCAGCGGGAAATCTTGAAAAACGTATGTGCTGCCCCTGGAGCGCCGCCAACACAAGGAGGCGAGCCGGTCTCCGTGCCAGGGACCAGTTCGCAATGCAAGTGGACACCCAAAGTGAAGTTGGGTGCCGTGGTACTGCCGACGCCGAACGAATGCACCTTGCTGCCATCGCCGGTACATAAGGGAACGGGACGGCCGCTGGTGGCCATTCGCATGATGCCGGACCACCTCCGCTCAGCATCCACCCCACTACCCGGCATGCAAGCCACGAGCATGTTAGGCCTGGTGACGATAGAACAGGCCGTGCAGATCAGCGTGGGCACCCGTATGCCGGACGGCACGTTCGACATGCCAGCGGACGCTGCCTCGTTTCCCTTGGCGCATTAGTCGGGCGTGAAGGACTCAAGGCCCCAAGGCCCCAAGGCCCCAAGGCCCCAAGGCCCCAAGGCCCTCAGGTCCCATTGCGCCGAAGCCCGGCCTTGAGCACGATCACACCTCGACGGGGCGACTCAAACGCCTTTGCAGCGGGAGCGGCCAACTGCGATCAGAGCCTCCAATGGCGGCACACGAGTAACGGTCAGCCACGAGGGGCTGCTTTGCGCCGATTCACTGGCCGCTCGTCACGAGGCTTCGGTGGGGCACTTGCCATCGATGGCGGCGCTGTTGCGCTGTTCTCAGCGGCGATACCGTTGCGCGCCAGTTCGATGAAGGCCTTCAGGTAGTCGATGTGCAATTCGCTGTCGCGGGCGCCCAGGTGGATCTGCTTGGCAACACCCTTCTTGCCCAGCTGCACCGGCACGACGTCCAGTCGTTCGGCATATTCCTCGACGAGCCAGCGCGGCAGGGCCGCCACGCCACGGCCGCTGGCGACCATCTGCAGCATGATGTCCGTGGTCTCGATGCACTTGTGGCGGCGCGGTGAGATGCCGGCGGGCATCAGAAACTCGGTGTAGATGTCGAGCCGCTCGATGTCCACCGGGTAGGTGATCAGCGTTTCGGTGGTCAGATGCTGTGGCTGGGCATAGGCGGCGTCGGCCAGGGCATGCTGGCTGTTCACCACCAGCACCTGCTCGTAATCGAACACCGGCTCGAAGTGCAGGCCTGGCTTGAACAGCGGGTCCGGCGTCACCAGCAGGTCGATCTCGTAGCCGAACAGCGCGCCAATGCCGCCGAACTGGAACTTCTGCTTCACGTCCACATCGACGTCGGGCCAGCCGGCGAGGTAGGGGGAGACGATCTTCAGCAGCCACTGGTAGCAAGGATGGCACTCCATGCCGATCCGCAGTGTTCCGCGCTCGCCCGCCGCGAACTGGCGCACACGCGCCTCGGCCAGCTCCAGCTGCGGCAGGATCCTGTTGGCCACCGCCAGCAGGTATTCGCCGGCCTGCGACAGCCGCAAGGTCCGCCCTTCGCGCAGCCAGATCTGCGTGCCCAGGTTGTCTTCGAGCTTCTTCATCGCATGGCTCAGCGCGGACTGGGTGACGCAGAGCACATCGGCAGCGGCGGTCAGCGTGCCGTGGCGCTCCACCGCCTGGATCACGGCGAGGTGCGAGCGTTCAATCATGAATGATATCGATGGAATACTGAGAAAAAGCCATTTTACGTCATGGATTGGGCTGCTTAGGATGCCGTCATTGACCGGTCCTCGGAAGCCATCACGCCATGTCCGCCACGAACCCACCGCTTGCATTCGCCATCAAGCGCATTTGCTTCGACGAGCACTACCGCCCGTCGGCAACCAGCCGCATCACCACCAATTTCGCCA
This genomic window contains:
- a CDS encoding LysR family transcriptional regulator gives rise to the protein MIERSHLAVIQAVERHGTLTAAADVLCVTQSALSHAMKKLEDNLGTQIWLREGRTLRLSQAGEYLLAVANRILPQLELAEARVRQFAAGERGTLRIGMECHPCYQWLLKIVSPYLAGWPDVDVDVKQKFQFGGIGALFGYEIDLLVTPDPLFKPGLHFEPVFDYEQVLVVNSQHALADAAYAQPQHLTTETLITYPVDIERLDIYTEFLMPAGISPRRHKCIETTDIMLQMVASGRGVAALPRWLVEEYAERLDVVPVQLGKKGVAKQIHLGARDSELHIDYLKAFIELARNGIAAENSATAPPSMASAPPKPRDERPVNRRKAAPRG